In Campylobacter vulpis, a genomic segment contains:
- a CDS encoding MetQ/NlpA family ABC transporter substrate-binding protein, with amino-acid sequence MNFSKIIFSFFLFFSFLFANEKTIIIGLTPNPFESLIEHMREDFKKEGYELKIVEFADYILPNKALSNKELDANLYQHKPFLDEYNKNAKSDLVATTPIVIAPMAAFSQKLKDLSELKDGARIAIPNDPTNESRALELLEKAGLIKLNHKVLKTPLDIVENPKKLKFLELKAAQLPRALDDVDVAVINSNYALGANLNPVKDSIFIEDKDSPYVNFIVVRAEDSQSAKTKVIDKVLRSEKLKKFIEENYKNILIPGF; translated from the coding sequence ATGAATTTCTCAAAAATTATTTTTAGCTTTTTTTTATTTTTTTCTTTTTTATTTGCCAATGAAAAAACCATCATTATAGGACTTACACCTAATCCTTTTGAAAGTTTAATAGAGCATATGAGAGAAGATTTTAAAAAAGAGGGTTATGAGCTTAAAATTGTTGAATTTGCTGATTATATCCTGCCAAATAAGGCTTTGAGCAACAAGGAACTTGATGCAAACTTATATCAGCATAAGCCTTTTTTGGACGAATACAATAAAAATGCCAAGAGTGATTTAGTCGCCACTACACCTATCGTGATTGCTCCTATGGCTGCGTTTAGTCAAAAACTTAAAGATCTTAGTGAATTAAAAGATGGTGCTAGAATCGCTATTCCAAACGACCCGACTAATGAAAGCAGAGCTTTGGAGCTTTTGGAAAAAGCGGGACTCATTAAGCTTAATCATAAGGTTTTAAAAACCCCACTTGACATCGTGGAGAATCCTAAAAAACTTAAATTCCTCGAGCTTAAAGCTGCACAATTACCTCGTGCTTTAGATGATGTAGATGTGGCTGTGATTAATTCAAACTACGCTTTAGGAGCGAATTTAAATCCAGTTAAAGACTCTATTTTTATCGAAGATAAAGATAGTCCTTATGTTAATTTTATAGTCGTAAGAGCAGAGGATTCGCAAAGTGCAAAAACTAAAGTTATTGATAAGGTCTTAAGAAGCGAAAAACTTAAGAAATTTATCGAGGAAAATTATAAAAATATTTTAATTCCGGGCTTTTAA